The Flavobacterium sp. 140616W15 sequence TATAAGTGTTAACTCGTAGCGCATTTGCAATTGTAACCGATTTTTCTACTGCATAATCGGTTGGAGTGCTATAATTGATATTAAATTGTTGAGCACCATTTTGTAGCACAACACTTTGGCTTCCAAAATTTCCACCAAACGATAACTGAAACCTGGCATTTCCCATCGGAGAGGTATAAATGCCTATTAGCTGTTCTGCTCCTTCAGATATTTTATAAAGCTTGAATTCATAAGATGAATTATACATCCCGTTTGGACTCACTAATAATTGATTGCCGCCCTGAACAGTTAAGTTATAGCGAAAGAGCCTGTTTACAGCACCATTTAAATTTACATTGCTATGAATAAGAGTAACCTCATTGTATTTACTTAATTGAAACACCTGTGTAGGTATGTTTATTAGATTTCCATTGGCAGAACCACTATTTTCCTGACTGTTAAACTTTAAGTAGCTATATTGTGCTCCTACAGTATAGGCACTGTTAGAATCATTGGTATAGTCTTGCGTAAGTCTTACGGTGAGTTTCCATTCGTTTACATTCATATGGGGTCCATAATATTGTATAGGAATAGAGATTTGATTATTTAGTGTTTTTCCAGATACCATTTCTGCATAAGTAGAAAACACAGGTTGCCCGCTATTATAGCCACCCAGCATATACTGAGCATTGACGGTATATTGGGCAAACAAAGAAAAATATATGATAATTACTAGTTGTTTCATAGGCTAAATTCTAGTTCTGCAATTTTTATAATATCTTTTTCTCCATAAGTTAAAATTGCTGAAACAGTATAATTCCCTTTGGCAAGGTCAGATGGTAATTGTTGTTTTAATACCCTAATATCTTTAGGAAGCGTATAAAATTCTGATTCTTTTAAGGTACTTTTTTTACCAGTACTATTGTTAAATAGTTCCCATTTTACTTTTCCATCTGTCCAAAGATTACCTTGGTTTTCTATTTTTAATTCAATGATTTTATTCTTGTTATCATCTGCGTAGCTTGTAAAATCAACAAAATCAACAAGAACTTTATTTTCTTTAATAAAACTATGATACACTTTTACGCCCATCCTTACAGTTACTTGTATAGCAGCTCCATTTTGATCTATGGCAGTACCAGGATTAAGCTGGGTAAAGAAAATCATACCTGTATGAACAGGAATAGATGTATCAGCATTGGCAGGGACTTTAAATAGTACTTCTATTTGTTTAGTCTCACCAGGTTTAACAACAAAATAGGAGGTTGGTAAAATTTGTATCCAGTCGGTGCATGAAGTTGGAAGCGTATTTGCTTCTGCAATTTTATTATTACCAGATGGCTCATATTCCCAATCATTAAAAGAAACACCTACTTCAAGTTCCTTGTCGGTAGGGTTTGTTAGGTTAATATATTGTGAGCCCGATGCACCTGCATTTAATTTATAATATAAGCGTCCTGGTGATACAGATATACCTGCCTGAGCTTGTATTTGGTTTACCATGAGTAATCCAATTAGAATCAATATGAAATTTCTCATTTTTTTCATTTTTTAATAGTAGTAAATATACCAATTATTGAGGAATTAACGTATACATAATTGTAGTACTATATGCACCTGCTTCACGATTGAGGTAGCTTGGTGATTTTGTATCAGGTATTACATAATTAACATGAAATCCGCGACCCCATTCACCTGCAGGAGATTTTATAATTGTTGTTGGTAATTTAGAAAGCATAATTTGCGATGCTATCTGAAGACCAGCTGGAGGAGCAGCATTTGAATTAGTAAGGGTACCTGTGGCCGTTTTTACAGTAATTGTATTTACAGGTAATGTAGTGCTGTTTCCGTTATGAGAAAAATATTCTGTGCTTGCTTTTACAGTTACCTCATAAGCAGTACTTGAGCTCACCTTTATATGGTCGGGTTGTTGCCCCGAACTATTTCCTAAAAGAAAATGAGAAGGCTGAGCCATACTTATATTAACTGTAGGCTGAGAAACCTGTATGCTTTGTACTTGCGCAATAGTAACATTAACCTGCGTTTGTGCAGATCCTATGCTTTGTGCCATTGCGGGAATAGAACAAAGTAGCAACAGAAAAAATTTCCATATGTTTTTTGAAGTTTTCAACTCTAATTATGTTTCTAATGGTTCAACAATATCCTCCAGAAGACAATTAATTCTGAAAATAAAATATATTAAAATAGCACTAACCCAAAATTCAGATTAGTGCCATTTTACTAAAAGTTTTTATTATTTTAATTTGCTACTATAGTGTAAGTAAGCAAAGTGCTGTAAATAGCTTCAGGCTTGTTTAAATATACAGGAGCACTCACTGGAGGAATTGTGTACTGTATGTTAAATCCACGAATATCACCTGTAGTTGAAGAAATAATCTCAACTGGAGTAGTTACACTAAGTGCTTGAGCATTTGCAGGGAAAGTTGCGTTTGATCCTGCGTCAATACTACCAGAAGCACCAGAGTAAGTACCTGGAGTAGTTGATACAACAACAGTCGATACTGGAATAACATCGTTTCCTGGTGATGTTAGCTCAGTAGCTGCCTGAACAGTTACTTTATAACCATTAGTAGCACTAACTTTAATGTGGTTCGGCAAAGAACCTGTTGTGTTACCTCCTGTAAAGTTAGCAGCTGTATTCATTCCGATACTAACTGTTGGGTTAGTTACCTCAAGTGAATAAACGTTTGCTACATTTACATTTAGGTTTGTTGTTTGTGCATTAATAGAATTTGCTGACAATGCAATAATTGCAAATGATGCAGCTATCAAAAATTTTTTCATTTAATAATTTGTTTAAAGTTTATGTTCTAAACAGTTAGATTATCTAAGCTATTTAGATGGCACAAAATTACTTTCGTGAATGACGGAAGTCAAAGTCAAAAACGGAGTTTTTAATGTCATTTTATAACAAGGGAGATTATTGTTTAAAATGTAAATAGCAGTATGTTAGGTGTTTACGGCAAGCTATTACGATGTAGAAACTAATTTTTAGGAGATTTTGACAGACATGTTGTTGCAAGTTTTAGCAATGATTACTTAGTTATTGTATTTGCAACTGGTATTGGTTTTTGCTTAGGTATATACACCCGTTTATCTTCAAATTGGGTTCTGTATTGTTTAGGAGACATTCCTGTAGCATTTGTAAAAAAACGAATAAAATTGCTAGGATCAACAAACAGCAGTTCAAAGGCAACTTCTTTAATACTCATAGCAGTGTATCGTAGTAAGCGTTTGCTTTCTATGACGATTTCTTCGGTAATTATTTTTTTAGGAGACTTACCATATATACTATTACATATTTCGTTTAAGCTCTTAACGGATATATTCATTTTATCGGCATAATCCTTTACAAATCGCATATTTCTCAGGTTTTCTTGTACCAATTTCCTGAAATTATTAGCAACATTTACTTCAGATTTTTTAAATGTTTCAATAGGGCTATACGACTTGTCTAATAATCCTTTTTGGGTATAAAGCAACAATCGCTCTACAGTATTATGTGCAAAGTGGTACATTAATTCATTGTAAGGTTGCCTACATATGTGTAATAAAGACTGATGGTGCTGTATAATAGCTTTTTTTAGAGAATTGTGTAATTTGTATTTTAATGCTTGTTGCGAGTTAAAAAAGATACAGGATTCTAAAAAGTCCCTGTCAAGATCGGTGCGACAATAAAATGCTTCTTCAAAACAAACAAGCAACACTTCAAATTCAGATGAGGTTTCTACGCTAAATACTTGGTTTAGACCAATAAAACTACATTCAAATTTATCTAAATGGATTAGATTGTTATCCAAGTTTAGTGTAAGCTCTCCAGATTTTACCCAAAACATTTGGTAAAAGGAACTTCTGAATGACTTATTTAAAAGTGCATTTTCATTAGATTTAATTAAGTGTGCACTAAATCCAGTAGGGTATTGCTTCTTGTCAAGGTTAAGAATTTCAATCATGCTATTTTCTATAAAACAGAATCTATTTCTTAAAGATAAGAAAAATTATACTAATAGATATCAAGGTAGCTATAGAATATAATAAATTGATATTTTATTTAGAATAAACTTAGGGATTGGTAAACTTATTTATTCTTTTGGTTATTTAAAGAAGAATAAAGTAAAAATAGGGAAGAGGATAAAAGTAAATAAATTAGTTTCCCCTAACTATTAAATAAGAATTAACAATGTGAAGAGTTTAACTAAATTATAAATTCTATAAATTAGCGATTTCATTATATAATTCAATCAAATATGCTTTTTAGATTTCCGTTCATTACCTTATTCAGTATCATAATTTTTTTGTTTAACACAACTTTAAGCGCTCAAACGCAACATACTTTTAGCGGTTGGAATGCCGCCTTTTTTACTTACAAATTAGATAATAAATTTAGTGTACATTTTGATGGACAGGTGAGGAGTACAGATAAATTAGAAGATACTCAATCTTTTATTATACGTGCAGGTTTGAATTATAATATAAAAAATAACATGACTACTACAATTGGTTATGCTTATATCGGGAACAATAGAACTGTTATGGATATTGATGGTTGGGTTCCAGAACATAGAATATGGGAACAATTTATTTTTAACCAACAGTTTACATCAAATAATCGTCCAGTGAGTTTGCAACATCGTTTTAGATTAGAACAGCGTTTCATGGGGCAACCTACGATTGATCAAAACGAACTAGTAACTGATAGTTATGATTTTGCGCAACGATTGCGTTATTTTACCCGTTCTATATTTCCACTTTCACCAACAACAAGTTTTACAAATGGCGCTTTTGTAGCCTTGCAAAATGAAGTATTTGTGAATGTAGAAAACGCTCCCAATGGCAAGTTTTTTGATCAAAACAGAGCTTACTTAGCATTAGGCTGGAGAATAAGTCCAAAATTTGATATTGAAGCAGGGTATATGAATCAATTTGTTCTTGGTAAAAATAATAATACTGTTAATAATATAGTTCAATTAGCAGCTTATGTAAGGTTGTAAACGATTCCTTTCTTAGAAGTTCTGTAGTATTATTGCTTTAAAACTATTATTTTAAGAGTATGTGTTTCAAAAAGCTAACTTTTTAGTTTTTTTGATATTTGGCCTTTTTTTTGAGAATTTTTTCTTTCAAAAAAAGGTGTATCTTGCGAAGAATTAATAGCATATTATAATAATGACTACTTCAAATTTTTATTTAACAGATAATCACTTGATGTGCCTTTTGGGTACGTTGTTATACTTGCATGACGATACTTTCTTAAGAAGCTCAAAAGAGTTTATTCTTTAAGCCCTGTCAAAACTCTAGACAGGGACCCCTTTATTTAGACGGCTCAATTTATTTTAATCTTCAATTTTCATTTAGGACCATGGTATCATTGGATCCAAACTATAGAGCTATACGATATTTAATGATGAGTTATATATCATGCCTAATGAGAAATGAAGTAACGCAAGAAAGTTATGTCACAAAATATTATTTTAACAACAGGAATATACGATTTAATTAAAGATCATTTAAGAAGAAAGAAAGTAACAATAGAAGAGGAAATATTATTATTAGCTGAGCTTAAAAAAGCATCTCAGGTTTTAAGAAAAGATTTACCAGAAGATATTGTTTCTGTAAATAGAAAAGTAACTTACAAAGATCACACAAACAACGAAGAGAAAACAGTTGTGTTTGTAGGGCCTCAAAAAGTAAAAACGAGTAAAAATAAAATTTCTATTCTTTCTGATGAAGGTATTGCAATGGTAGGGTACAAGGTAGGTAAACTTATAGAATGGCCTTCTAAGAAAGGCGATTTAAAACTAGAAATATTAAAAGTAGAAGAAGTAGAAATGGCTTAACACACTTTTAAAAATTAAAACATCCCAAAAGAACCTTTCTTTATGGGATGTTTTTTTTATTATCATATTTAATTAATAGGGCCAAATAACATGCAAAGGTTTTTGCATCCAGGGGTATTTAATAATAGAAAATGAAAAGGGTGATTTGTGAATCAATAAGTCATAGGCTCTTTTATCAACAGTTAATTCCCAGCGTTCTTCTTTTTCTATAAGGATCCCATCTCGTACCAACCAATTTCCTCTAAATCCTAATATGGAGGTGTCTCCTACGTTTGGCCAATGGGAAATGGCGGCACTAATAAGTCCATTAATTAAATTTTTTTGATCTTCTGTAATAGTTATATTCTCTATCACAGGTGTTGTTATGGGTAATCCGCACAATACTTTATTTAGAGGTAATGAGGTTTCTTCTGTTTTGGTTAACCCGGTGACAACATATTGCAAATAATGAACAGCATTTAATTGTGAACTACTATCTTTAAATTGTTTTTTTTCTAATAAATCCAGTCTGTCTATTAACATTTCTATATAATTATTCAATAGTACAATACCTGCATTTTTAACCGTGATGACATTTATATCTTTTTGAGGTGAAAGTATCTTTGAGTCCGTTTTCTGTTGAAATTTTGTTTTTGTATTTCGCATTGTATTTCCAGTATCATTTTTGACTGAATAGGTATTACAAATCAAATATACTAAAACTCTTAAAATTAAAAACAGGTATAAATACCTAAAAAACAATTCTTAAACTGTGGTATTAATAAATGAATATTCCATTAGTCAATCTGAATGGACAGCATTATTACAATATATTAATTATCCAAATCAAAAATCAAAAATCAAATTATTTGCTTCAATTTATTATGCTCTGTTTGTGCTCCTTTTTTTTGCATCAAGTTTTCAAAAGGTAGGTAAACTTATAGACTGGCCTTCTAAGAAAGGCGATTTAAAACTAGAAATATTAAAAGTAGAAGAAGTAGAAATGGCTTAACACACTTTTAAAAATTAAAACATCCCAAAAGAACCTTTCTTTATGGGATGTTTTTTTATTATCATATCTTGATACAAATACAGCATAAGGTTTCGCCGCTTCTAAAAGGCATTATAGTTAATTCTAATAATAGTATGCTCTAGATATTTTAAAAGCTTTTAAAGCCTTAATATGTAATTGCCGCAAAAATGGGATTCTCTTTTATTTTCTCTCTTCCATTTAAAAAGGAAAGTTCCATCAAAAAGTTGCATTGTACAATTTCGCCACCTAATTCAGTTACTAGATCACACATCGCTTTGGCAGTTCCGCCTGTGGCTAAAACATCATCGTGAATTAATACTTTGTCACCTTTTTTAATAGCATCAATATGTATTTCTAATGAATCGGTGCCGTATTCTAAGTCGAATTCTGCTGAAATAGTTTTAAAAGGAAGCTTTTTTGGTTTCCTTACAGGTACAAAACCTGCATTTAATTTTTGTGCAAGTAACATTCCGAAGAAAAAACCACGACTTTCAGCTCCAATTACCTTGTCTATTTTTTGACCTTCTAAAGAATCTAATAAAATTTTAAGCGATTCTTCCCTCGCAATGGGGTCATTTAGGAGTGGAGTGATGTCTTTGAATAAAATTCCTTCTTTTGGAAAGTCTTGAATATCACGTATATAATTTTTTATCTGCATTTTTTTTAATTTTTCTGTTATTTTTTGCTTGTTTATCTAACATTTGTTCTTATATTTGCACCCGCAATGAGCACACAACAAAGCTACAAAAAAATAGCGGAATTGTAAACAAAAGGCCTCGTGGCGCAACTGAATAGCGCACTTGATTACGGCTCAAGAGGTTACTGGTTTGAATCCAGTCGAGGTCACAAAAAAATCCCATTTCTTACGAAGTGGGATTTTTTTTTATCTTTGAAATTCACTATTTTTAATCCAAATGGCTTTATCTTTGAGTCTTTGGAAAATTGATATTCATTATGGAACAGAAAATACATCAGGGAAGAAACGTAAAACGTTTCAGAGAAATGCTTAACATAAAACAGGAAGCTTTAGCTTTTGATTTGGGAGAAGAATGGAACCAGAAGAAAATTTCTATGCTGGAGCAGAAAGATGTAATTGAAGATAGCCTGTTGAAACAAATATCAGCTGTATTAAGAATTCCAGTTGAAGCTTTTCAGAATTTTGATGAAGAACAAGCAATAAATTTTATTTCGAATAATTTCGATAATGGTGCAATTGGTTTTCAGAAGAATGATAATTGTACATTTAATACAATTGATAAAATTGTTCAATTATATGATGAGAAAATTGCATTATATGAGCGTATGTTGAGAGAGAGAGATGAAATGATGGTGAAGCTTGAAAAATTAATCAATAAGTAATTATTTATAGAAGATATATTAATTTACAAAGAGACTTTCGAGTCTCTTTTTTTGTTTTAATAGTATTTGCGAAGTCCAAAGACATTCGGACAGCTTTTCATAAGAACTATTCGGAGAGCGGGTTTGCTATAGAGTTACCAAGGCTAGACTTAAACCGTTAAAAATTTTATCTAATTAACTTAATTTGTTAAAATCATTTTGTAATTCAATATGAGTTTTATTTTATCATATAATTTTTCATAAAACATATTTAAATCAGGTGTTTTTACTAAGTTATTTATTCGAAATATAGTTGACTTTTGTCCTACTTATGGAAAACCGTAAAATATTATCTATGAAGAACTATATCTTCGTTCAAACTTAACTGATATATGAAAATAAACGTAATTGATAAAAAAAAATATCCTGACTTATCATCAGTTTCTTCTTGCGAAATTAATTGCATACATATACAGATTAGTAATTTTAAACCAATTATTCAAGAATTTCAAAAAACTATTACCGATACAAGCTGGATTAATGCACTTGATGAATTATCGAAAATGGCATTTAAAGCAAATGCAACAAAAACTATCGATAAGATAGTAAATGATATTATCGCTAAAGTAACAACCAGTCTTACTGTTGATATTGGGGAATATATTGTATCCTATGCTGCGCAAAGTGCATTAGAAATAGAATTTACTCATACTAAAATACCATTGGCAGAATTGTTAAAAGAAAAAATATCTGGTAATCCTGGGTTTGATTTTCATTCAATAAGTTCAAATAAATATTTAATTTTTGGAGAAGCAAAGTTTAGTATGGAAGGAACACCTAGGGCTAAAGCTTTAGATCAAATCGGTCTTTTCATTAATGACCGCGATCATGCTGAATTGTTATGGTTGAAACCATTTTTGGAAAATGACACTATTACTCACATTGCTAATGGACATAAGGGCTACACTGCCGCTTTTTCATTTAATGGAAATAATGTTCTGACAATATTTAATAATGCCTTAAACTCAGATATAGTAAAAGAAGTAATAAAGCACAAAGAACTTTACCTAATAGCAGTTGAGATATGATCAATGAACATTTTTTTAATACAAATTTCAAGATAGAGATTATTGATGAAATTTTATATGATTTTCATAAAAACGGTCCTGTTGACCAAAATCATTTAGAAACACTATCCTATTTTAAAAAACTTCAACCAGATTCTTTCAAAAAATACGAATCAAAATTGATGTTTTTAATGGGACTATTTTACAAGACTGATGAACCAAATTCATTTTTTGAAGCAATCTATAATTCTTATGCGCAGGCAATATTAGAAGATACTGGGCATAATTTTACACCTGTCCAAGCTGATGCATATAATTCAATTAAAAGGTTTACAAACTTTTCTTTCTCGGCTCCAACGAGTGCAGGAAAATCTTTTCTGTTTCAAGAAATTATCAAAGAATCTCGCGGTGATATTATTATTGTAATTCCTTCAAGAGCATTGCTTTCCGAATATTTAATTAAAGTCAAGAAGCTTGTATCAAAAGAAACCCTTGTCTTAGCATTTATTGAAATAGTAAATACAAAACGAACAAAAAATCGGATTTTTATAATTACTCCAGAAAGAGGAGAAGAGTTATTTAAGAATTTAGATAAATTAAATATTGAATTAATTTTATTAGATGAAGCTCAAATTTCAGAAGAAGGAATTAGAGGAATGAAATTTGATTCTTTTGTTCGGAGAGTTGATAAAAAATTAAATAATGTCAAGAAGGTTTTTACGCATCCTTTTGTAATAAATCCAGAAGCTCAGTTTTTAAAACATAATATTGAAAATAATACTGACTACGAGACATATAATCAAAAAACAGTTGGAAAAATCTATATAGAACATTTTAAAAATAAATTTAAATATTTTTCACCTTTTGAAGATAAAATTGGAGGAAAGAATGTTGATGGCAATATCATTAAAGAAATTATCCTAAAAAATGGAACTGCTTTAATTTTTATATCAAAATCTAAAATCTATGATGGTAGTTTTATGGATACATATTCTGAATATGTCGATCTGTGTGAAGATATACAGAATGCAGAAGCCTTAACTTACATTAACAAATTAGAAGAGTTTTTTGGAACAAAAAATGATAACGAAAAAAAATCATTATTAATTTATTTGATGAAGAAAGGGATTGTTATACATCATGGTTCAATTCCTTTAAAAGCAAGATTAATAATTGAGGATTTTGTAAACAACAAGCACGCAAAAATTTGCTTTTCAACCTCCACTTTAATACAAGGAATTAATATGCCTTTTGATCTTGTTTGGATTAACAACTTCACATTTAATGGTAATGAAGATCAGAAAACTTTAAATCTGAAAAATTTAATAGGTAGAGCAGGCAGGACTACATTGGAAAATAATTCCTTTGATTATGGATATGTTGTGATCGAAAAAAAGAATAAAAAACTTTTTATTTCAAGATTAAATAAGGAGTCTTCTTTGTCAGAAACATCAGATCTTGACATAGAAACTAATAGTAACAATGAAGACTTTGCTGATATAGTTGATGCAATTAGAAATGATACTTTTAATACTGAACTGCATTTAACGGAAACACAAATTGAAAGAATAAACAATTCAAATATTGAAGAAGATATTAAATTCATTTTAGATAATTTTTTAAATGCAGAATCAAAACCTTTAACAGTTAAAGAATATTATCATCTAAAGGAATCCAAAAGGAAAAAAGTAAAAAAATCATTTGAAAATATTTATAAAGTTCACTTGCGAAGACAAGATTTGACAATGGGTGAAAAAAATGTACTAAGCACCTCAATTCCTGTTTTGCTATGGTTGATACAAGGAAAATCATTCGCAGAAATTATTTCTTTAAGATATGCATTTCTTTCAGAGAAGGATTTTCGAAGAAAATCTCGTAAGCAACTTATTAACAAAGAAATATCGTTAAAGGAATATCGAAAATTACTAAAAGAAAAACAAGTTCGATATTCTTGTATAGCAAACACTTTGCCTGATATTAATTTTAAAAAGGGAGTTCCATTATTTTCGAACAATACGCATCTAGATGATGTTGATTTTGATAAAGTTGTTTATGACACATACGATTATATTGACAAAGTTTTATCGTTATCAATAAAAGATCCTGTTTCTAGTGTGTTTATTTTATATTATCAGAAGACAAGAGATAATAGGGCAATTGTATTGAGTAATTATATAAAATATGGTACAAATGACGATACTGAAATTTGGATGTTGAAGTACGGATTTACCTTTGATGAAATTGATGAATTAAAGAAATATATTCAAAAAATTGATGAAACCGAAATTATATTTAAAGAATCAATAAGCGAATATATATTAGATGAAGATAACTACAAACTGATTGAAAGATATTTATAAAGAAACCATAGTAATGGCTTTACCAAATCTTGCATGAAACACATATAAATAGCCTAAAGTGGCTATTTCTTAACTAAAAACCGAAAAAATGAGCTTAAAAATTTACAGCGTGAATAATTCAAACAATCCTGAAAGTGAGATTATTAGATTCAAAACTTCAACAAAAATTAATTTAAAAGGATATGCACTAATAGATAAGACATTTAGTGATGAAGGCAAAGTTTCCAATGAATTTCGACATATTTTTATTTTTCCAGACCTTGAAGTAAACCCAGGCGAATTCGTCAGGTTATATACAGGGAAGGGAAAATATAAAAAAGAAAAACATTACAAAGACAAACATCTTATACATTTTCTTTATTGGAATTCTGAAGAATGTGTATGGAACGACAAAGGTGGCGATACTGCAACTTTAATTACATATAATGTGGTTGATAGCAAAGTAGTCCCGGCGGTTGAAAAATAGAACTAAAAACGTAATGTGATACTGAAATTTAAAAGCTAAAATCCCGATCGCGCGGATTTGTAATCCGTGCCCACAAAGTATATCTCAACAGATTAAAAAAAATCTAGTTTTTATTAATATAGGAACGGGCACGGAAAGAATTTCCGCGCTATCGTTGCGCATATCTGAGCGATCGGGTTTAACGGTACAGAATAGAGTTGTTTTCATAATTTTAATTATTGTCGTTATTCTTTATTTCGTAAAACACTTTATTTTGTGGTGTCACCAATACTACTTTTTTACCTTGTTTACATTCAAAATATCCCTTCTCTATATATCTGATATCATCATAAATAAGTGAAATAATTATGAAATTTGATAAATCTACCACTCCTTGTTTTTGTTCTTTGGAAACGATAGCGAAATTTGTCCTTTCAAGGATTTTATAATCATCATAGTCTTTATTATTTTCCGATTTTGTTTTATCATTTTCCTGATTTTCAGGAGTAATTTCATACGGATTACGGTCATTATCAATTAGGTTTCCATAATAATCAATTCGTCCCTTTTTTCCATCTTTTATAAAGGTATAGCACCAATAAGGAAGATTTTTTTCTCTATACAATGTATCGCATTCAATCGAAAATTGTTTTTCTCCATAGCTTCCATACATTGTGCGTGTTTTATTCTTTCGACCTTGGATTCCTTCTGTAAAATTTAAATCATCTTGTTCTATCGGAATTATTACGCGACCACTCAGAAAATCTAAGATTCCTTTTTTCTTGTTTTTTGTAACTACCAATACCTTTTGTTGATTCGCATACCCTTTATTAAAATCAATATTTTTAATATTATCATAAACAAATTCATGAAGCATCTGATTTTTATTAGTAAGCACTCCATATTTAGTACCTCTTTTAGCAATGAAATTGATATTGTCCGGCGTATATAAGCTATCATTTACAAAGGGT is a genomic window containing:
- a CDS encoding helix-turn-helix transcriptional regulator, with protein sequence MEQKIHQGRNVKRFREMLNIKQEALAFDLGEEWNQKKISMLEQKDVIEDSLLKQISAVLRIPVEAFQNFDEEQAINFISNNFDNGAIGFQKNDNCTFNTIDKIVQLYDEKIALYERMLRERDEMMVKLEKLINK
- a CDS encoding GreA/GreB family elongation factor, producing the protein MSQNIILTTGIYDLIKDHLRRKKVTIEEEILLLAELKKASQVLRKDLPEDIVSVNRKVTYKDHTNNEEKTVVFVGPQKVKTSKNKISILSDEGIAMVGYKVGKLIEWPSKKGDLKLEILKVEEVEMA
- a CDS encoding adenine phosphoribosyltransferase — translated: MQIKNYIRDIQDFPKEGILFKDITPLLNDPIAREESLKILLDSLEGQKIDKVIGAESRGFFFGMLLAQKLNAGFVPVRKPKKLPFKTISAEFDLEYGTDSLEIHIDAIKKGDKVLIHDDVLATGGTAKAMCDLVTELGGEIVQCNFLMELSFLNGREKIKENPIFAAITY
- a CDS encoding AraC family transcriptional regulator — translated: MIEILNLDKKQYPTGFSAHLIKSNENALLNKSFRSSFYQMFWVKSGELTLNLDNNLIHLDKFECSFIGLNQVFSVETSSEFEVLLVCFEEAFYCRTDLDRDFLESCIFFNSQQALKYKLHNSLKKAIIQHHQSLLHICRQPYNELMYHFAHNTVERLLLYTQKGLLDKSYSPIETFKKSEVNVANNFRKLVQENLRNMRFVKDYADKMNISVKSLNEICNSIYGKSPKKIITEEIVIESKRLLRYTAMSIKEVAFELLFVDPSNFIRFFTNATGMSPKQYRTQFEDKRVYIPKQKPIPVANTITK
- a CDS encoding DUF2490 domain-containing protein, coding for MFNTTLSAQTQHTFSGWNAAFFTYKLDNKFSVHFDGQVRSTDKLEDTQSFIIRAGLNYNIKNNMTTTIGYAYIGNNRTVMDIDGWVPEHRIWEQFIFNQQFTSNNRPVSLQHRFRLEQRFMGQPTIDQNELVTDSYDFAQRLRYFTRSIFPLSPTTSFTNGAFVALQNEVFVNVENAPNGKFFDQNRAYLALGWRISPKFDIEAGYMNQFVLGKNNNTVNNIVQLAAYVRL
- a CDS encoding contractile injection system tape measure protein; its protein translation is MRNTKTKFQQKTDSKILSPQKDINVITVKNAGIVLLNNYIEMLIDRLDLLEKKQFKDSSSQLNAVHYLQYVVTGLTKTEETSLPLNKVLCGLPITTPVIENITITEDQKNLINGLISAAISHWPNVGDTSILGFRGNWLVRDGILIEKEERWELTVDKRAYDLLIHKSPFSFSIIKYPWMQKPLHVIWPY
- a CDS encoding DEAD/DEAH box helicase, with the protein product MINEHFFNTNFKIEIIDEILYDFHKNGPVDQNHLETLSYFKKLQPDSFKKYESKLMFLMGLFYKTDEPNSFFEAIYNSYAQAILEDTGHNFTPVQADAYNSIKRFTNFSFSAPTSAGKSFLFQEIIKESRGDIIIVIPSRALLSEYLIKVKKLVSKETLVLAFIEIVNTKRTKNRIFIITPERGEELFKNLDKLNIELILLDEAQISEEGIRGMKFDSFVRRVDKKLNNVKKVFTHPFVINPEAQFLKHNIENNTDYETYNQKTVGKIYIEHFKNKFKYFSPFEDKIGGKNVDGNIIKEIILKNGTALIFISKSKIYDGSFMDTYSEYVDLCEDIQNAEALTYINKLEEFFGTKNDNEKKSLLIYLMKKGIVIHHGSIPLKARLIIEDFVNNKHAKICFSTSTLIQGINMPFDLVWINNFTFNGNEDQKTLNLKNLIGRAGRTTLENNSFDYGYVVIEKKNKKLFISRLNKESSLSETSDLDIETNSNNEDFADIVDAIRNDTFNTELHLTETQIERINNSNIEEDIKFILDNFLNAESKPLTVKEYYHLKESKRKKVKKSFENIYKVHLRRQDLTMGEKNVLSTSIPVLLWLIQGKSFAEIISLRYAFLSEKDFRRKSRKQLINKEISLKEYRKLLKEKQVRYSCIANTLPDINFKKGVPLFSNNTHLDDVDFDKVVYDTYDYIDKVLSLSIKDPVSSVFILYYQKTRDNRAIVLSNYIKYGTNDDTEIWMLKYGFTFDEIDELKKYIQKIDETEIIFKESISEYILDEDNYKLIERYL